A stretch of Gemmobacter fulvus DNA encodes these proteins:
- a CDS encoding DUF4202 domain-containing protein, with amino-acid sequence MADLNSALAAIDAANSADPHVETGQPAALLYGQRMSAELARLVPEASDVLQIAARGQHVERWLLPRADYPEGKAGYLDWRREQGRRHAERVAGIMAEAGYDAAAQARVGVLLRKEGIKRDAEVQALEDVICFVFIRHYFADFAAKHADEDVVDIVAKTARKMSESARVRLLQEFALPDPLAAAVRGDAA; translated from the coding sequence ATGGCAGATCTGAACAGCGCCTTGGCTGCAATTGACGCGGCAAACAGCGCAGACCCGCATGTCGAGACCGGGCAGCCTGCGGCCTTGCTCTATGGTCAGCGGATGAGTGCGGAACTGGCGCGGCTGGTGCCTGAGGCGAGCGATGTCCTGCAGATCGCTGCGCGCGGGCAGCATGTGGAACGCTGGCTGCTGCCGCGTGCGGATTATCCTGAGGGCAAGGCGGGGTATCTGGACTGGCGGCGCGAACAGGGCCGCCGTCATGCAGAGCGCGTAGCGGGGATCATGGCCGAGGCGGGTTATGACGCCGCGGCGCAGGCCCGCGTCGGTGTGTTGCTGCGCAAGGAGGGCATCAAACGCGATGCCGAGGTGCAGGCGCTGGAAGACGTGATCTGCTTTGTGTTTATCCGCCATTATTTCGCGGATTTTGCGGCAAAACATGCGGATGAAGATGTGGTGGACATCGTCGCAAAGACCGCCCGCAAGATGTCAGAGTCGGCGCGGGTGCGGCTGTTGCAGGAATTTGCCTTGCCAGATCCGCTGGCCGCCGCCGTGCGGGGGGATGCAGCATGA
- a CDS encoding MDR family oxidoreductase: MTATRALVARVTEGKAYAVGFEGLTLEDWPAGEVVIRVAHSGLNYKDALAITGRAPIIRSFPMVLGIDLAGEVVSSDSARFAAGDKVLVNGWGLSETRWGGYSELVRMPESVVQPLPAEFSTEQAMQIGTAGYTAMLCVMALTDHGLQPGRDAVLVTGASGGVGAVAVSLLARAGFHVIAVSGRAEQEGFLRALGAAEVLGRDAISAGGRPMAKERWSGVVDVAGGALLADAIAQTRYDGIVAACGMAGGGGLETTVYPFILRGVTLRGVDSVMVPMARRERAWARLATELDRGLLAELSETHDFRALPKLAADLLEGRLKGRIAVRL, encoded by the coding sequence ATGACGGCCACACGGGCGCTGGTGGCGCGGGTCACCGAAGGCAAGGCTTATGCCGTGGGTTTTGAAGGGCTGACGCTGGAGGATTGGCCCGCCGGGGAAGTGGTGATCCGGGTGGCGCATTCCGGGCTGAACTACAAGGACGCGCTGGCGATCACGGGCCGCGCGCCGATCATCCGCAGCTTTCCGATGGTGCTGGGCATAGATCTTGCGGGCGAGGTGGTCAGCAGTGACAGCGCCCGCTTTGCCGCCGGCGACAAGGTGCTGGTCAATGGCTGGGGCCTGTCGGAAACCCGCTGGGGCGGTTATTCCGAGCTGGTGCGGATGCCCGAGAGCGTGGTGCAGCCGCTGCCTGCGGAGTTCAGCACCGAACAGGCGATGCAGATCGGCACGGCGGGTTATACAGCGATGCTGTGTGTGATGGCGCTGACCGATCACGGGTTGCAGCCGGGCCGCGATGCGGTGCTGGTCACCGGGGCCTCGGGCGGGGTGGGGGCCGTGGCGGTCAGTCTGCTGGCGCGGGCCGGGTTTCACGTGATCGCGGTCAGTGGCCGGGCCGAGCAGGAGGGGTTTCTGCGTGCCCTTGGCGCGGCAGAGGTTCTGGGCCGCGACGCGATTTCGGCAGGCGGGCGGCCGATGGCCAAAGAGCGCTGGTCCGGGGTGGTGGATGTGGCAGGCGGGGCCTTGCTCGCTGATGCCATTGCCCAGACGCGCTATGACGGGATCGTGGCCGCCTGTGGCATGGCGGGTGGCGGCGGGCTTGAGACGACGGTCTATCCGTTCATCCTGCGCGGTGTTACCCTGCGTGGCGTGGATTCGGTGATGGTGCCGATGGCGCGGCGTGAGCGGGCCTGGGCGCGGCTGGCGACAGAGCTGGATCGTGGCCTGCTGGCCGAGCTGAGCGAGACGCATGACTTCCGCGCCTTGCCGAAACTCGCGGCGGATTTGCTGGAGGGGCGGCTGAAGGGCCGCATCGCCGTGCGGCTGTAA
- a CDS encoding efflux RND transporter permease subunit — MNFSAWAIRNPVAPILAFVLLMVLGWQSFNNLPITRFPNIDVPLVAVSVSQAGAAPAELETQVTKEVEDAVAGIAGVKNVTSTVSDGNSQTLVEFRMEVPTDKAVQDVKDAIDKIRGDLPGDVEPPIVNRVDVEGQAIMTFAVSAPNMTMEELSWFVDDAITRSLQGKPGVGKVDRYGGADREIRIELDPVRLGSYGVTAQQVSAQLRATNADMGAGRSELGAGEQAIRTLGNAETVERLSATTIALGGGRHVRLSDLGTITDTYEELRSFSRFNGDQVVTFAVFRAKGASEVSVAEVVNAELDRLREKHPDVGISLVDDTVYYTYGNYESALHTLIEGAILAVLVVLAFLKNWRATLIAAVALPLSAVPTFWIMDMLGFSLNLVSFLAITLATGILVDDAIVEIENIARHIRMGKSPYRASIEAADEIGLAVIATTFTIIAVFVPVSFMPGIPGQYFRQFGLTVAISVLFSLLVARLITPLMAAYLMRAKDAMGEHDHQDGPVMRRYLRLVALTTRHQYLTMVSAIMILAVSVYFMLQVPGSFLPPEDVSRVAISVELPPGATLDDTDKTTTLMRDHIKDIEGVENVFVLGGSSPTGDRDIRRASVTVILEKLDHSLLLKLSQIGNSVPGLAMIVPDVESKGRLRPQNEIEAEIFERIADVPDVRAFKLNDRGERDLSFSILSDNEADLNTAVARLEAALTGDPLLANVASEGALPRPELQIEPKLAEAARLGVTTAAIAEVVRVATIGDVDAALAKLSIDSRLVPVRVRLNDATRTDLARIGALRVTTGTGASVPLNTVADIRIAEGPSLVERLNRERRATIGANLPVGVALGTASARFKEITDSVELPPSVRVAESGDAEIQAELMGSFGNAMIMGLMLVLTVLILLFKSVIQPFTILLSLPLAIGGVAAALILTSSAVSMPVMIGILMLMGIVTKNAILLIDFAIEMRRQGMDRVKAVMEAGHKRAQPIVMTSIAMSAGMLPSALGVGEGGSFRAPMATAVIGGIIVSTVLSLVVVPAFFLIMDDLSRLLFRLTRTMIGSKEVEPETLSPEVMTAELTAMEARLSQLENRRPPPESKPKLIVAE, encoded by the coding sequence ATGAACTTTTCCGCATGGGCCATCCGCAATCCGGTTGCGCCAATTCTGGCCTTTGTTCTGCTGATGGTACTGGGCTGGCAGAGCTTCAACAACCTGCCGATCACCCGCTTTCCGAATATCGACGTGCCTTTGGTGGCAGTCTCGGTGTCGCAGGCCGGGGCGGCCCCGGCCGAGCTTGAAACACAGGTCACCAAAGAGGTCGAAGATGCGGTGGCGGGCATTGCCGGGGTGAAAAACGTCACCTCGACCGTGTCGGATGGCAATTCGCAGACGCTGGTCGAGTTTCGCATGGAAGTGCCGACCGACAAGGCGGTGCAGGATGTGAAGGACGCGATTGACAAGATCCGCGGCGATCTGCCGGGCGATGTGGAGCCGCCCATCGTGAACCGGGTGGATGTCGAAGGTCAGGCGATCATGACCTTTGCCGTCTCTGCCCCGAACATGACGATGGAAGAGCTGTCCTGGTTCGTGGATGATGCCATCACCCGGTCGTTGCAGGGCAAGCCGGGCGTCGGCAAGGTGGATCGGTATGGCGGCGCGGATCGGGAGATCCGCATCGAACTCGATCCGGTGCGGCTGGGCAGCTATGGCGTCACGGCGCAACAGGTCAGCGCGCAATTGCGGGCCACGAATGCCGATATGGGCGCGGGCCGGTCTGAACTGGGCGCGGGCGAGCAGGCGATCCGCACGCTGGGCAATGCCGAAACGGTGGAGCGGCTGTCGGCCACGACCATTGCGCTGGGCGGCGGGCGGCATGTGCGCCTGTCGGATCTGGGCACCATCACCGATACCTATGAGGAGCTGCGGTCCTTCTCGCGCTTCAACGGCGATCAGGTGGTGACTTTTGCGGTGTTCCGCGCCAAGGGCGCATCCGAGGTTTCGGTGGCCGAAGTGGTCAATGCAGAGCTGGACCGCCTGCGCGAAAAGCACCCGGATGTCGGTATCTCATTGGTCGATGACACGGTGTATTACACCTATGGCAACTATGAGAGCGCGCTGCATACGCTGATCGAGGGCGCGATTCTGGCGGTTCTGGTGGTGCTGGCCTTCCTGAAGAACTGGCGGGCGACGCTGATCGCGGCGGTGGCGCTGCCGCTGTCGGCGGTGCCGACCTTCTGGATCATGGATATGCTGGGCTTCTCGCTCAATCTGGTCAGCTTCCTTGCGATCACGCTGGCGACAGGGATCCTTGTCGATGACGCGATTGTGGAGATCGAGAATATCGCGCGACACATCCGCATGGGCAAATCGCCCTATCGCGCGTCGATCGAGGCGGCGGACGAAATCGGGCTGGCGGTGATTGCGACCACCTTTACCATCATCGCCGTGTTTGTGCCGGTCAGCTTCATGCCCGGTATTCCGGGGCAGTATTTCCGGCAATTCGGTCTGACAGTGGCGATTTCGGTGCTGTTTTCGCTGCTGGTGGCGCGTTTGATCACACCGCTGATGGCGGCCTATCTGATGCGCGCCAAGGATGCGATGGGCGAGCACGACCATCAGGATGGCCCGGTGATGCGGCGCTATCTGCGGCTGGTGGCCCTGACCACGCGGCACCAGTATCTGACGATGGTCAGCGCCATCATGATTCTGGCCGTTTCAGTCTATTTCATGCTGCAAGTGCCGGGCAGTTTCCTGCCGCCCGAGGATGTGAGCCGCGTGGCCATCAGTGTGGAATTGCCGCCGGGAGCGACACTGGATGACACCGACAAGACCACCACCCTGATGCGGGATCACATCAAGGATATCGAAGGGGTGGAGAATGTCTTTGTGCTGGGCGGCTCGTCGCCCACCGGCGACCGCGACATTCGCCGGGCCTCGGTGACGGTCATTCTGGAAAAGCTGGATCATTCACTGCTGCTGAAACTGTCTCAGATCGGCAATTCCGTGCCCGGTCTGGCGATGATCGTGCCGGATGTAGAAAGCAAGGGCCGGTTGCGCCCGCAGAACGAGATCGAAGCCGAGATCTTTGAGCGTATCGCTGATGTGCCGGATGTGCGGGCGTTCAAGCTGAATGACCGGGGCGAACGCGATCTGTCCTTTTCGATCCTGTCGGACAATGAGGCGGATCTGAATACGGCGGTGGCGCGGCTGGAGGCGGCGCTGACCGGCGATCCGCTGCTGGCTAATGTGGCGTCGGAAGGCGCTTTGCCGCGGCCGGAATTGCAGATCGAACCAAAGCTGGCCGAGGCGGCGCGGCTGGGCGTGACCACGGCGGCAATTGCCGAGGTGGTGCGCGTGGCGACGATTGGCGATGTGGATGCGGCGCTGGCGAAACTGTCGATTGACAGCCGGCTGGTGCCGGTGCGCGTGCGGCTGAATGATGCGACGCGCACCGATCTGGCGCGCATCGGTGCGCTGCGGGTGACGACGGGCACCGGCGCTTCGGTGCCGCTGAACACGGTGGCGGATATCCGCATTGCCGAAGGGCCGTCGCTGGTCGAACGTCTGAACCGCGAACGCCGCGCCACCATCGGGGCCAACCTGCCCGTGGGGGTGGCGCTGGGCACAGCCTCGGCGCGGTTCAAGGAAATCACCGACAGTGTGGAACTGCCTCCCTCGGTCCGCGTGGCGGAATCGGGCGATGCCGAAATTCAGGCCGAACTGATGGGCAGCTTTGGCAATGCCATGATTATGGGCCTGATGCTGGTGCTGACGGTGCTGATCCTGCTGTTCAAGAGCGTGATCCAGCCCTTTACCATCCTGTTGTCGTTGCCACTGGCCATTGGCGGGGTGGCGGCGGCCCTGATCCTGACATCCTCGGCGGTGTCGATGCCGGTGATGATCGGGATCCTGATGCTGATGGGGATTGTGACCAAGAACGCGATTCTGCTGATCGACTTCGCCATCGAGATGCGGCGGCAGGGCATGGACCGGGTAAAAGCGGTGATGGAGGCGGGGCACAAACGGGCGCAGCCCATCGTGATGACCTCGATTGCCATGTCGGCGGGCATGTTGCCTTCGGCGCTGGGGGTGGGCGAGGGCGGTTCGTTCCGCGCGCCGATGGCAACGGCGGTGATCGGCGGGATCATCGTATCGACCGTGCTGTCGCTGGTGGTGGTGCCTGCCTTCTTCCTGATCATGGATGATCTGTCGCGCCTGCTGTTCCGGCTGACGCGCACCATGATCGGCAGCAAGGAAGTGGAGCCGGAGACCCTGTCGCCCGAGGTGATGACGGCGGAGCTGACGGCGATGGAGGCGCGGCTGTCACAGCTGGAAAACCGCCGTCCGCCACCGGAAAGCAAACCCAAGCTGATCGTGGCCGAATAG